The Thermomonospora amylolytica sequence GCACGACCTCGGCCAGCGCGCCCAGCGTGGCCGAGGACTTGGCGTCGGCCCCGTGCCGCAGGTCCAGCCGTTCGCCCGTTCCGGCGATCACGTCCAGGGCCGCCACGTTGTCGCTGGTCCGCCCGAATCCCAGCGCCCGCGACCCGCACGCGTTGTTGCCGATCATCCCGCCGATCGTGCACCGGCTGTGCGTGGACGGGTCGGGCCCGAACCGCAGCCCGTGCCGCCCCGCCGCCCGCTGCAGGTCGTCCAGGATCACCCCCGGCTCGACCGTCGCCGTCGCGGCGTCCGGATCGATCTCGACGATCCGCCGCATGTGCCGGGAGAAGTCCAGCACCACCCCCGGGCCGACGGCGTTCCCCGCGATCGAGGTCCCCGCGCCGCGAGCCGTCAGCGGAACGCCCAGCGACCGGCACGTCTCCAGCGCCGCGACCACCTCGTCGGCCGTCCGGGGGAACGCCACGACCTGCGGCACCACCCGGTACAGCGAGGCGTCCGCGGAGTACTCGGCCCGCCGCCGCGTGGACACGTCGGTCTCGGCCAGCCCCGCCCGCCGCAGCGCGCCGGCGACCTCCTCGGGCGTGCGGTCGGCGTTCACCACAGGGACAGGGAACGGGTGAAGATGCCTTCGAGGTCGTCCTCGGTGACCTCGCGGGGCGCGGTGGCCAGCAGGCGCTGCTGCTTGATCGCGCCCTCCACCAAGGCGGGGACGTCCTCGCGGGTGTAGCCGACGCCGCCGACGCCGTTGGGGATGCCGATGTCGCGCATCAGCCGCATCAGGGCGTTCGGCAGGTGCTCGGCCGGGTCGCCGGGCCGGGGCATCGACGGGTCCAGCAGCTCGGCGGCCCGCACGTGCCGGTCGGGGGCGGCGGAGAAGGTGAAGCGGAACGCCTCCGGGGCCGTCAGCGCCACCGACATCCCGTGCGGCACCAGCGGCTCGCCGTCGGGGTAGCCCGCCGGGCGGAAGTCCTTCACGCGCCCGGCGATCGGGTACGCGTTGGCGTGCGGGATGTGGACGCCGGCGTTCCCGAACCCCAGTCCGGCCATCGTGGCGGCCAGCGCCATCTCGGTGCGGGCCTCCAGGTCCTCGGGGTCGTGCACGGCCGTGCGGAACGAGCGGGACAGCAGCCGCAGCGCCTGCTCGGACCACATGTCGGAGATCGGGTTGGAGCCGCAGTAGGGGACCCGCTGCTCGGGGGACTTGCGCTCGTAGTCGGCGTACCAGCGGGCGGTGTAGCTCTCCAGCGCGTGGCACAGGATGTCCATCCCCGCGCAGGCCGTCACCTCCGGCGGCTGGGTGACCGTCAGCTCCGGGTCCACCACCGCCATCGTCGGGCGCAGCCAGGCGTGGCTGATCCCGGTCTTGACCTTGAGCGACAGCACGTCCAGCA is a genomic window containing:
- a CDS encoding hydroxyacid-oxoacid transhydrogenase, which codes for MGKPVQPETIFTYGAPALKFGAGAAEEIGYDLSRLGVRRVLVVTDPGVAATGHPQRIADRMAGYGIEAHVYDGVRVEPTDKSMNQAIDHAQGTGPWDAFVAVGGGSSIDTAKAINLLLTNPGGLMDYVNAPVGAAQAPSQPLKPLVAVPTTTGTGAESTTICVLDVLSLKVKTGISHAWLRPTMAVVDPELTVTQPPEVTACAGMDILCHALESYTARWYADYERKSPEQRVPYCGSNPISDMWSEQALRLLSRSFRTAVHDPEDLEARTEMALAATMAGLGFGNAGVHIPHANAYPIAGRVKDFRPAGYPDGEPLVPHGMSVALTAPEAFRFTFSAAPDRHVRAAELLDPSMPRPGDPAEHLPNALMRLMRDIGIPNGVGGVGYTREDVPALVEGAIKQQRLLATAPREVTEDDLEGIFTRSLSLW